One segment of Paenibacillus sp. FSL R7-0337 DNA contains the following:
- the yabQ gene encoding spore cortex biosynthesis protein YabQ, protein MNPSVQWITLLYMILAGIAMGLAYDSYRVLSQKLRFPRWLNALLDLLYWIGAALLVFRMLYAGNQGQLRFYVVLGLFLGVWIYFLIFSITVQRFVVRLIQSVQYVCRMLWRFVTIVIGGPILWLWRLVKGTVLLLGRVLLYICKLLLRLTKPIWVLPVRWASPYTSRFVHSARIVRITEWISGWRKR, encoded by the coding sequence ATGAATCCCTCCGTACAATGGATCACCCTGCTATATATGATTCTGGCCGGCATTGCCATGGGACTGGCCTATGACAGCTACCGGGTGCTGTCGCAGAAGCTGAGGTTTCCCCGTTGGCTGAATGCGCTGCTGGATCTGCTGTACTGGATAGGGGCGGCCCTACTGGTCTTTCGCATGCTTTATGCCGGAAACCAGGGACAATTGAGGTTTTATGTCGTTCTTGGCCTCTTTCTAGGTGTATGGATCTATTTTTTGATCTTCAGTATTACGGTGCAGCGTTTTGTGGTAAGGTTAATTCAGTCGGTTCAGTATGTATGCAGGATGTTATGGCGTTTCGTTACCATAGTCATCGGAGGTCCGATTCTCTGGCTGTGGCGCCTGGTTAAGGGAACAGTGCTGCTGCTCGGCCGGGTCCTTCTTTATATTTGTAAGCTGCTGCTGCGTCTAACCAAGCCAATCTGGGTACTTCCTGTAAGGTGGGCCTCTCCGTATACATCCCGGTTCGTTCATAGTGCCCGGATCGTGAGAATCACCGAGTGGATATCAGGGTGGCGGAAGCGCTGA
- a CDS encoding septum formation initiator family protein: MNRFSAEEKNTNHNASAAGAKRRKFIWILVMAVFFGWAGYTFFAQSAAIADKSEQLARKTENSESVTATLNQLKYEVSRLNDDEYIGQLARKWYNMYPAGESPIRTEQSGQ; this comes from the coding sequence ATGAACAGATTCTCTGCGGAAGAGAAGAATACGAACCACAATGCTTCGGCCGCAGGCGCGAAGAGAAGAAAGTTTATATGGATTCTTGTGATGGCTGTTTTCTTCGGCTGGGCCGGATACACTTTCTTTGCCCAGAGCGCAGCAATCGCCGACAAGAGTGAACAGCTCGCCCGTAAGACAGAGAACAGTGAGAGTGTAACAGCTACGCTGAATCAATTGAAATATGAGGTCTCGCGGCTGAATGACGATGAGTATATCGGACAATTAGCGCGTAAATGGTACAATATGTATCCTGCAGGGGAATCACCTATCCGTACCGAGCAATCCGGGCAATAA
- a CDS encoding S1 domain-containing RNA-binding protein, which produces MAIEVGTKLEGKVTGITHFGAFVDLSGGVTGLVHISEIADNYVKDVNDHLKIADVVTVKVINVDKDGKIGLSIKQAVDKPASEVRPPRAPRPERPSGGDRFGGGGGSGGGGGGFNRERGGRPFKPAAGKPSFEDKMSRFLKDSEERISSIKKNTEGKRGGRGAKRV; this is translated from the coding sequence ATGGCAATTGAAGTGGGCACCAAGTTAGAGGGCAAGGTGACAGGCATCACGCATTTCGGAGCATTTGTGGATCTGTCAGGAGGTGTCACAGGTCTCGTTCACATCTCGGAGATCGCCGATAACTACGTCAAGGATGTTAACGATCATTTGAAGATTGCGGATGTAGTAACCGTTAAGGTGATCAATGTTGACAAGGACGGCAAGATCGGACTTTCCATTAAGCAAGCCGTTGATAAGCCGGCATCGGAAGTACGTCCCCCCAGAGCTCCAAGACCTGAACGTCCAAGCGGTGGAGACCGTTTCGGCGGTGGTGGCGGCAGTGGCGGAGGCGGCGGTGGATTCAATCGTGAACGGGGTGGGCGTCCATTCAAGCCTGCAGCCGGTAAACCTTCATTCGAGGATAAAATGTCACGCTTCCTGAAAGACAGCGAAGAACGGATATCTTCGATCAAGAAGAACACAGAAGGAAAGCGCGGCGGCCGTGGAGCCAAGCGCGTATAA
- the spoIIE gene encoding stage II sporulation protein E — MSKSNVVNLPEWTRAGSKDKNQKEALGTRLTAWGTKLPVVQFIAVKKWVLLLSLMGFLLGRAMILDELTPFAAAYFAVIVFMRRDSMLPVAVAIVLGSLFTPFPGAIVVAAELIIFYLIYKGLENFQRVDLSYAPLMVFVATFMVGLFQVVIGPSLTWYPLMMAAIDAILGFVLTLVFLQALPLFTYKQKSRALRNEEVLCLIILLASVMTGLVGWTINGLSLEHVLSRFLILIFALAGGAPLGAAVGVVTGLILSLADIGAIYQMSLLAFAGMLAGMMQSGRKGAVSIGMLLGSTILSVYFMGPGDVMNSTWETCAAIVLFLLTPKGMITAIAKYVPGTADHSRTQHEYARRVRDITADRVTQFSQVFQQLSSSFGQIPRAAEAGKSDREMEDFMNTVTEGACAGCIRRTHCWDAKFYQTYRYMTDMMTTVEECPDITAAQLPPEWSRICGRTGEVLEVMKGQYELYQHDMRWKRQIYDSRQFVAEQLSGVSQVMEDLAKEIKREGQAMYRQESQIREALEKLGLSIHSIEILSLDPGRVEIEVVHAYTRGFDECRKMIAPLLSDILEENIAVVSETAVHPREGLSMVTFGSAKAYEISSGVAAAAMGGDMLSGDSFSTVELGNGTFAVSISDGMGNGERARMESSAALSMLEKLLQSGMDEKLAVKSVNSILLLRSPDEFYATVDMALIDQYSAQTIFMKIASAPSFIRRGSEVIPVTASNLPIGIIKDIEVDLVTMQLRPGDILIMMTDGIYDAPGYAVNKEIWMKRLIQELEGDDPQDMADELLDKVIRYQGNEVHDDMTIVVSRVDHYHPEWSSLHMPGVGRMERPRTVS, encoded by the coding sequence ATGAGTAAAAGCAATGTGGTGAATTTGCCGGAGTGGACAAGAGCAGGAAGCAAAGACAAAAATCAGAAAGAAGCCTTAGGTACACGCCTTACGGCGTGGGGCACCAAGCTGCCGGTTGTCCAGTTCATCGCGGTCAAGAAGTGGGTGCTGCTGCTTAGCCTAATGGGCTTTTTGCTGGGACGGGCTATGATCCTGGATGAGCTTACCCCGTTTGCTGCTGCTTATTTCGCCGTCATTGTATTTATGCGCAGGGATTCCATGCTGCCTGTGGCCGTAGCCATCGTGCTCGGCAGTCTCTTCACACCGTTTCCGGGTGCCATCGTGGTTGCTGCGGAGCTGATTATTTTTTACCTGATCTATAAAGGGCTGGAGAATTTCCAGCGGGTGGATCTGTCTTATGCCCCGCTGATGGTGTTCGTGGCTACTTTTATGGTGGGATTGTTCCAGGTCGTCATCGGTCCTTCGCTCACATGGTATCCGCTGATGATGGCAGCCATTGATGCCATACTTGGGTTCGTGCTGACGCTTGTATTCCTGCAGGCGCTTCCTTTATTCACCTATAAGCAGAAAAGCAGGGCACTCCGCAATGAGGAGGTACTCTGTCTGATCATCCTGCTGGCTTCCGTCATGACCGGCCTTGTTGGCTGGACCATTAACGGTCTATCGCTGGAGCATGTGTTATCGCGGTTTCTGATTCTGATCTTTGCCCTGGCCGGAGGCGCGCCGCTTGGTGCTGCGGTTGGCGTAGTGACCGGGCTGATTCTCAGTCTGGCCGATATCGGAGCCATCTATCAAATGAGCCTGCTGGCTTTTGCTGGGATGTTGGCAGGCATGATGCAGTCTGGACGCAAAGGGGCGGTCTCGATCGGGATGCTGCTGGGATCAACGATCCTATCCGTCTATTTCATGGGACCGGGCGATGTCATGAATTCTACTTGGGAGACCTGCGCAGCCATAGTGCTGTTTCTTCTAACACCTAAGGGGATGATTACTGCCATTGCCAAATATGTACCAGGCACTGCCGATCACAGCCGTACCCAGCATGAATATGCCCGGAGGGTCCGGGATATTACAGCAGACCGGGTGACCCAGTTCTCACAGGTATTCCAGCAGCTCTCCAGCAGTTTCGGGCAGATTCCCCGGGCCGCAGAGGCGGGCAAAAGCGACCGTGAGATGGAGGACTTTATGAATACGGTAACAGAAGGAGCCTGCGCCGGGTGCATCCGGCGGACCCACTGCTGGGATGCCAAGTTCTATCAGACCTACAGGTATATGACGGACATGATGACCACGGTCGAGGAGTGCCCGGACATTACCGCTGCCCAGCTGCCGCCGGAGTGGAGCCGGATCTGCGGCAGGACGGGGGAGGTTCTTGAGGTGATGAAGGGCCAATATGAGCTATACCAGCATGATATGCGCTGGAAGCGGCAAATATACGACAGCCGCCAATTTGTGGCCGAGCAATTATCCGGCGTCTCGCAGGTCATGGAGGACCTGGCGAAAGAGATTAAGCGGGAAGGGCAGGCGATGTACCGGCAGGAGAGCCAGATCCGGGAGGCGCTGGAGAAGCTGGGCCTCTCCATTCACAGCATTGAGATCCTGAGTCTCGATCCCGGCCGTGTGGAGATTGAAGTTGTACATGCCTACACCCGGGGCTTCGATGAATGCCGCAAAATGATCGCTCCGCTGCTCTCGGATATTCTGGAGGAGAATATCGCAGTGGTCAGTGAGACTGCCGTCCATCCACGCGAGGGTCTGTCGATGGTGACCTTTGGCTCGGCCAAGGCTTATGAGATAAGCTCCGGCGTAGCTGCCGCCGCCATGGGAGGCGATATGCTGTCGGGGGACAGCTTCAGCACGGTGGAGCTGGGTAACGGTACCTTTGCCGTCTCTATCAGTGACGGAATGGGCAACGGGGAGCGGGCCCGGATGGAGAGCAGCGCTGCGTTATCCATGCTGGAGAAGCTGCTGCAATCGGGAATGGATGAGAAGCTGGCGGTGAAATCCGTCAACTCTATTCTGCTGCTGCGCTCCCCAGATGAATTCTATGCGACAGTAGATATGGCGCTGATCGACCAGTATTCGGCACAGACCATCTTCATGAAGATTGCTTCTGCTCCGAGCTTCATCCGGCGGGGCAGCGAGGTGATTCCCGTGACGGCCAGCAATCTGCCGATCGGCATCATCAAAGACATCGAGGTGGATCTGGTCACCATGCAGCTTCGTCCCGGCGATATCCTGATTATGATGACCGATGGTATTTATGATGCGCCCGGATATGCCGTTAATAAGGAGATATGGATGAAGCGTCTGATTCAGGAACTGGAGGGCGATGACCCGCAGGATATGGCGGACGAGCTGCTGGATAAGGTAATCCGCTATCAGGGGAATGAGGTCCATGATGATATGACCATCGTGGTCAGCCGTGTGGATCATTACCATCCGGAATGGTCCAGCCTGCATATGCCTGGCGTCGGCCGGATGGAGCGCCCGCGTACGGTTAGCTAA